The window ACGATGTGCAAGTGGAGTTCGATGAAAGCGGAAAAGCAAAAATTACACAGGGAAACAATGGAGGAAAAACCGCAGAATTAACTGGGAGCAAACAAAATACACTAATCGTCCCATACGGAAAACGCTCCACGCTCACTCTTTCTGACGGAAGTAAAGTGTGGCTCAATTCCGGTTCCGCATTGGAGTTTCCTGCACAATTTACCGGAAACAACCGTGAGGTCCGGCTGGCATCGGGTGAGATGTACATCGAGGTGGCACCCGACGGTAAAAAGCCTTTTCACGTACGTACCTCCGATTTTGACGTAAAGGTTTACGGCACCAAGTTCAATATCTCCGCTTATGCCGATTCCCCACGATCGGTAGTGTTGGTGGAAGGCAAAGTGAGTCTGAAACCCATAAATAAAAAGGAAACTTTCTTATCGCCCAGCGAACAGGCTGTTTATTCAGATAACGGAACCTTCAACACGCAAAAAGTAGATGTAAATCAGTTTATCAGCTGGAAAAATGGTTACCTGGAATTCGATAAAACCCCTATGACAGAAGTACTGAAACAGATCGGAAGATACTACAACCTCTCTTTTGACTTCGATAACGATGTGAACCTACAGAAGCGGACCTGTACCGGGAAAATCTACCTGTCGGAAAACCTGGATAACGTCATGACCACAATAGGGCTTCTTTCCTCAACAAAATATATAAAAGACAACAACCAAATATTTATAATTAATGAACCTAATTAAATTTAGTGCCTATGAACAAGGATAGATAAAAGTAACAAAAAAGCCGAACGATACTGGGAATACCGTCCGGCCAAATTGAATTTAATTACCTGGATTATTAATAATTAAAATCGTACAAAGATATGAATAAACATTCAATTGAGGGAAGGAAGCCCCTCAATAATTTTCAACATTGTCTAAAAATCATGAGAATAACCTTGTCTTTCTTATTTTTCTGCATACTGTTCTCCTCAGCGTCAAACAGTTATTCTCAGAAATTTACCATCAAATCAAAAACGGCTTCTATAAAAGAAGTGTGTAAGGAGATTGAAAAGGGAAGTGATTATGTTTTCATTTTCTCGGATAACTGTGAGAAGCTGATTGACAAGCAAGTAAACGTTGAAGCTAACTCAAAAGATGTGACGGAAGTTCTGAATACAGTATTATCCAGCACAGGGCTCACGTATAAAATATTGGATAAACAAATTGTTGTCTATAAATCCACAGAATCTGCTCCGTCTGTAGCTGTTGAACAACCGGACATCAATATTATTCAACAACCGGCTAAAAAGCAAATAACCGGTAAAGTCGTAGATGCACAAGGAGATGCCATAATTGGAGCAAACATTATTGAAACCGGGACAACCAATGGAACCGTTACCGATATAGATGGAAAATTTTCGCTTAGTGTGGGAGACAATGCTACTATTCGAATTTCGTATATCGGATATTTAGAACAAACTATAGCTACTGTCGGACAATCTACTTTTAATATTACACTTTTAGAAGATGCTAAGTCGTTAAATGAGGTTATTGTAGTGGGATATGGTGTTCAGAAAAAAATCAACTTAACAGGATCAGTTGCCTCAGTTAATGAGGATGAGATCTCAAACAGACCGGTTGCAAGAGCATCAGAAGTACTACAAGGTCTTGTGCCGGGGCTAACAATAGCGTACCCTCGAGGTGGTGATCCGGATGCAAAACTAAATTGGCAAATTAGAGGACAAGGTTCTCCATATATTTTAGTTGATGGAATCCCTATGGATGTTAACAGTGTTAACCCAAATGATATTGAGAGTGTA of the Petrimonas mucosa genome contains:
- a CDS encoding FecR family protein encodes the protein MPNYTRYTDFLKDKQFIRWQLAPDEELEAHWEGFIKQNPELKIALQQAIDYLKTTGLNKSTLNEDERIRLLNEIQSTVERSLKRIKSRRLIQLSVASCAAITLLIIGLNHFVFQEKGTLFSPEQELIVGSLLNDKDIQLITEEDSLLFQNDVQVEFDESGKAKITQGNNGGKTAELTGSKQNTLIVPYGKRSTLTLSDGSKVWLNSGSALEFPAQFTGNNREVRLASGEMYIEVAPDGKKPFHVRTSDFDVKVYGTKFNISAYADSPRSVVLVEGKVSLKPINKKETFLSPSEQAVYSDNGTFNTQKVDVNQFISWKNGYLEFDKTPMTEVLKQIGRYYNLSFDFDNDVNLQKRTCTGKIYLSENLDNVMTTIGLLSSTKYIKDNNQIFIINEPN